The Humidesulfovibrio mexicanus genome window below encodes:
- a CDS encoding DUF2958 domain-containing protein, with the protein MSRMMQAVEHVKIIRPFVPQSQLSALVDGCRSPEKDFFFAKLQEYAERIQAMPKTYEQDGKGDDALVSLHYFRGGSDFYITEKDTELDQNQAFGLSSLNGGEPELGYISIAELAACNVELDLHFEPRRVREVKGA; encoded by the coding sequence ATGAGCCGCATGATGCAAGCCGTAGAGCACGTCAAAATCATTCGCCCGTTCGTTCCGCAATCGCAGTTGTCGGCCCTGGTCGACGGCTGCCGGAGCCCGGAGAAGGACTTCTTCTTCGCCAAGCTCCAGGAATACGCGGAGCGCATCCAGGCCATGCCCAAGACCTACGAGCAGGACGGCAAGGGCGACGATGCCCTGGTGTCCCTGCACTACTTCCGGGGCGGCTCCGACTTCTACATCACCGAGAAGGACACGGAGCTGGACCAGAACCAGGCGTTCGGCCTGTCCAGCCTGAACGGTGGCGAGCCGGAGCTGGGCTACATCAGCATCGCGGAGTTGGCCGCCTGCAACGTGGAGCTGGACCTGCACTTTGAGCCGCGCAGGGTGCGCGAAGTGAAGGGGGCATAA
- a CDS encoding DNA cytosine methyltransferase, translating into MSIVEIKHFHLFCGLGGGARGFNQGEARVGNLQARFRCIGGVDVDRAAIADFGRMAGVPGTCLDMFDREQYRAFHGHEPPADWREAGPDAIRRAAGGERPHIVFLSAPCKGFSGLLSETRSKTGKYQALNRLTLRGVWLMLEAWADHDDGPPELIVFENVPRIATRGRHLLDQITGLLRSYGYAVAETTHDCGELGGLAQSRKRFLLVARHTAKVPPYLYEPRKRTLRAVGDVLGNMPMPGHLAAGPMHRMPALQWRTWLRLAFVEAGGDWRTLNRLRVEDGQLADYGIVPACTWQDGALGVLPWTDPAGVVTGNAGPTCGRFSVADPRAERMMRGDCLGVMAFDEPAGTVTSRGFPHNGRFAVADPRFHGQDYGQYGVRAWDKSMGAVSGQSAPGGGPYAVADPRFDGVRHNNIFRVVRFAETSPAVTGGGGPSAGGLAVADPRMPSNSFGKYGVTDFDDPAGTVISGSTTGQGAYAVADPRMWGGKDRENYNGGGHFGVLPWDATAGAVSASAGADNGRWSVADPRMPEPRQNLVAVIQALDGTWHRPFTTLELAALQGLVDVDEQLELDGLSDMHWRERIGNAVPPPAARAIAGVMGQVLLLTWSGETFSMGNTPIWVQPLVAGLMAAEAPVMGQNG; encoded by the coding sequence ATGAGTATCGTCGAGATCAAGCACTTCCACCTGTTCTGCGGCCTGGGCGGCGGCGCGCGCGGCTTCAACCAGGGCGAGGCCCGGGTGGGCAACCTGCAAGCCCGCTTCCGCTGTATCGGCGGCGTGGACGTGGACCGGGCAGCAATCGCCGACTTTGGCCGCATGGCCGGAGTCCCGGGCACGTGCCTGGATATGTTCGACCGCGAGCAGTATCGGGCCTTCCACGGCCATGAGCCCCCGGCGGACTGGCGCGAGGCCGGGCCGGATGCGATCCGGCGCGCGGCGGGCGGAGAGCGCCCGCACATCGTGTTCCTCTCCGCGCCCTGCAAGGGCTTCTCGGGCCTGCTGTCCGAGACGCGGAGCAAGACCGGCAAGTACCAGGCGCTCAACCGCCTCACGTTGCGCGGCGTGTGGCTCATGCTTGAGGCCTGGGCCGACCACGACGACGGCCCGCCGGAGCTGATCGTGTTCGAGAACGTGCCCAGGATCGCCACGCGCGGGCGCCATCTGTTGGACCAGATCACGGGTCTTCTGCGCTCCTACGGCTACGCCGTGGCCGAAACCACCCACGACTGCGGTGAGCTGGGCGGGCTGGCCCAGAGCCGCAAGCGCTTCCTCCTGGTGGCCCGGCACACGGCCAAGGTTCCGCCTTACCTCTACGAGCCCCGCAAGCGCACTCTCCGCGCCGTGGGCGACGTGTTGGGCAACATGCCCATGCCCGGACATCTGGCCGCAGGCCCCATGCACCGTATGCCCGCTTTGCAATGGCGCACGTGGCTGCGTCTGGCCTTCGTGGAGGCCGGGGGCGACTGGCGCACTCTCAACCGCCTGCGGGTCGAGGACGGCCAGCTTGCTGACTACGGCATTGTGCCCGCCTGCACCTGGCAGGACGGCGCGCTGGGCGTGTTGCCCTGGACCGATCCGGCAGGAGTCGTCACCGGCAACGCTGGCCCCACGTGTGGCCGGTTCAGCGTGGCCGACCCCAGGGCCGAGCGCATGATGCGCGGTGACTGCCTGGGCGTCATGGCCTTCGACGAACCCGCAGGAACTGTCACCTCGCGCGGTTTCCCGCACAACGGACGGTTTGCTGTGGCTGATCCTCGCTTCCACGGCCAGGACTACGGCCAGTACGGCGTGCGCGCTTGGGACAAGAGCATGGGGGCCGTGAGCGGCCAGAGCGCGCCCGGAGGCGGTCCCTACGCGGTTGCTGATCCGCGCTTTGACGGCGTGCGGCACAACAACATCTTCCGCGTGGTGCGCTTCGCCGAGACCTCCCCGGCAGTGACAGGCGGAGGCGGGCCGAGTGCCGGAGGCTTGGCCGTGGCCGATCCCAGGATGCCCAGCAACAGCTTCGGCAAGTACGGCGTGACGGACTTCGACGACCCGGCGGGCACGGTCATCTCCGGCAGCACGACGGGCCAGGGGGCCTATGCCGTCGCCGACCCGCGCATGTGGGGCGGCAAAGACCGCGAGAATTACAACGGCGGGGGCCACTTCGGCGTCCTGCCGTGGGATGCCACCGCCGGGGCCGTCTCGGCATCGGCCGGCGCTGACAATGGCCGTTGGTCCGTCGCCGATCCTCGGATGCCCGAGCCGCGGCAGAACCTCGTGGCCGTGATCCAGGCATTGGACGGCACGTGGCACCGGCCCTTCACCACGCTGGAGCTGGCCGCATTGCAGGGGCTGGTGGACGTGGATGAGCAGCTGGAGCTGGACGGACTGTCGGACATGCATTGGCGCGAGCGCATCGGAAACGCCGTGCCGCCTCCGGCTGCCCGGGCCATCGCCGGAGTCATGGGCCAGGTGCTGCTGCTCACCTGGAGCGGCGAGACCTTCAGCATGGGCAACACGCCGATCTGGGTTCAGCCGCTGGTGGCCGGGCTCATGGCGGCGGAAGCCCCGGTGATGGGGCAGAACGGATAA
- a CDS encoding J domain-containing protein — MSDTYWMECVGEALCEAGISATEEQLKTVAGIVQGAHEVYGESHGSEPAGLPQDAEVKALRAELQKERAKVTCGECKGTGQIVTVYLPGRRSIETCDACQGRGRV, encoded by the coding sequence ATGAGCGACACCTATTGGATGGAATGCGTCGGTGAGGCACTTTGCGAGGCCGGGATTTCGGCCACCGAGGAACAGCTCAAGACGGTCGCTGGAATCGTCCAGGGCGCGCACGAGGTCTACGGCGAGAGCCACGGAAGTGAGCCTGCGGGGCTTCCGCAGGATGCCGAGGTCAAAGCCCTGCGCGCCGAACTCCAGAAGGAGCGCGCCAAGGTGACGTGCGGGGAGTGCAAGGGGACCGGGCAGATCGTCACCGTCTATCTTCCTGGCCGTCGTTCAATCGAGACGTGCGATGCTTGCCAAGGTCGGGGGCGGGTATGA
- a CDS encoding DUF7694 domain-containing protein has protein sequence MLQRIIATTPARPGATLAPEWKPVGVFPYGTAWANHRLGLRVIMSVDTLVGDERYLHVSCSRKSRLPSWDDLKVVKDVFIGEEVEAIQCLPKKSEYVNLMPHCLHLWARVTAP, from the coding sequence ATGCTGCAACGCATCATCGCCACTACCCCGGCGCGACCGGGCGCCACGCTGGCCCCGGAATGGAAGCCCGTGGGGGTCTTCCCCTACGGCACGGCTTGGGCGAACCACCGCCTGGGCCTGCGGGTCATCATGTCCGTGGACACGCTGGTGGGCGACGAGCGCTACCTGCACGTCTCGTGCTCGCGCAAGAGTCGCCTCCCGTCCTGGGACGACCTCAAAGTGGTCAAGGACGTTTTCATCGGCGAGGAGGTCGAGGCCATCCAGTGCCTGCCGAAGAAGAGCGAGTACGTGAACCTCATGCCCCACTGCCTGCACCTGTGGGCGCGCGTCACGGCACCGTAG
- a CDS encoding DUF6874 family protein, with protein MEFNWHLNPNDLLAVEQIVNRMWDLAIKHDIPTGEKINLHMDLTACHNHACPLDLQKLLKAPDFDFMHDVLGIGRHLNRETGQLEDCFLPRCARPEHA; from the coding sequence ATGGAATTCAACTGGCACCTGAACCCGAACGACCTCTTGGCCGTAGAGCAGATCGTAAACCGTATGTGGGACTTGGCCATCAAGCATGACATCCCCACGGGCGAGAAGATCAACCTGCACATGGACCTGACGGCCTGCCACAACCACGCCTGCCCGCTGGACCTCCAGAAGCTGCTGAAGGCCCCCGACTTTGACTTCATGCACGATGTCTTGGGCATTGGACGACACCTCAACCGCGAGACGGGCCAGCTCGAAGACTGCTTCCTGCCCCGTTGCGCGAGGCCGGAGCACGCATGA
- a CDS encoding helix-turn-helix domain-containing protein, translated as MAKKIIEVAPEVRAAYEAAMDRIRTVTGARTQVQLAEVLGVRQSSISDAKRRASIPPEWQLKIMRLHQVNPDWLLTGRGAQFLGDMLPEKINRLGRVVTEVQLELHELKSTLGQAILLAGMTNDELAAHKEKAAQQLQLGLSHVLAMAAKIDGARDVAGMGA; from the coding sequence ATGGCCAAGAAGATCATCGAAGTCGCCCCGGAAGTCCGCGCCGCCTACGAAGCCGCTATGGATCGCATCCGTACCGTTACCGGCGCACGCACTCAGGTGCAGCTGGCCGAAGTGCTGGGCGTGCGCCAGTCGAGCATCAGCGACGCCAAGCGCCGCGCGTCCATTCCGCCCGAGTGGCAGTTGAAGATCATGCGCCTGCATCAGGTTAACCCGGACTGGCTTCTCACTGGCCGGGGCGCGCAGTTCCTCGGCGACATGCTCCCCGAGAAGATCAACCGGCTTGGCCGCGTCGTCACCGAGGTCCAGTTGGAACTTCACGAGCTGAAGTCCACGCTGGGCCAGGCCATCCTTCTGGCGGGCATGACCAACGACGAACTCGCCGCGCACAAGGAAAAGGCGGCACAGCAGCTCCAGCTCGGCCTCTCGCATGTCCTGGCCATGGCCGCGAAGATCGACGGCGCGCGCGATGTGGCCGGGATGGGGGCGTAG
- a CDS encoding DUF1643 domain-containing protein, with amino-acid sequence MSDKEASMLACFTPKEKAPEVHRSAIMAENDTRRYLLTRQWGYGWTVLFVGLNPSTANATHDDPTLRRLIGLARSWEGYGRLLVCNLFSLVSPDPKALLVHPDPVGPLNDFTIHTAVRESELVVAGWGAFRAARERAVQVLESGLLGSNVRCLGQNADGSPKHPLYLPRGVKPVPLEGV; translated from the coding sequence ATGAGCGACAAGGAAGCATCCATGCTGGCCTGCTTCACGCCTAAGGAAAAGGCACCGGAAGTCCACCGCTCCGCCATCATGGCCGAGAACGACACCCGGCGCTACCTGCTCACCCGGCAGTGGGGCTACGGCTGGACTGTGCTCTTCGTGGGTCTGAATCCGTCCACGGCCAACGCCACGCACGACGACCCGACTCTGCGCCGCCTCATCGGCCTCGCCCGGTCCTGGGAGGGCTACGGGCGGTTGCTGGTGTGCAACCTGTTCTCCCTGGTGTCACCAGACCCAAAGGCCCTGCTCGTGCACCCCGACCCTGTTGGCCCGCTCAACGACTTCACCATCCATACCGCCGTGCGCGAGAGCGAACTCGTGGTTGCGGGCTGGGGGGCCTTCCGGGCTGCGCGGGAGCGCGCCGTCCAGGTGCTCGAATCGGGCCTCCTGGGGTCGAACGTGCGCTGCCTGGGGCAGAACGCGGACGGCTCCCCGAAGCACCCGCTGTACCTGCCGCGTGGGGTGAAGCCCGTCCCTCTGGAGGGCGTATGA
- a CDS encoding HD domain-containing protein, with amino-acid sequence MNIITDAMDFATQAHRGQKRKYTGEPYIVHPFAVAGLVRSVVEAEEAIAAAFLHDTVEDCGVPFIVLADRFGRFVADLVEMLTDPSRPEDGNRAMRKRIDLGHTTQACPVAKTIKLADLIDNTKSIVAFDPKFAAVYLEEKRRLLEVLREGDAGLWAIAKELAA; translated from the coding sequence ATGAACATCATCACCGACGCGATGGACTTCGCCACGCAGGCGCATCGGGGTCAGAAGCGCAAATACACCGGGGAGCCCTACATCGTGCATCCCTTCGCCGTGGCGGGGCTCGTGCGCTCCGTCGTTGAAGCCGAGGAGGCAATCGCAGCAGCGTTCCTGCACGACACCGTGGAGGACTGCGGTGTGCCCTTCATCGTCTTGGCCGACAGATTTGGGCGATTCGTGGCGGACCTCGTGGAAATGCTAACCGACCCGTCCAGGCCTGAAGATGGAAACAGGGCAATGCGCAAGCGCATCGACCTGGGGCACACCACCCAGGCCTGTCCCGTAGCCAAGACGATCAAGCTGGCGGACCTGATCGACAACACCAAGAGCATCGTGGCCTTCGACCCAAAATTCGCCGCGGTCTACCTGGAGGAGAAACGCAGGCTGCTTGAGGTGCTGAGGGAAGGCGACGCGGGCCTGTGGGCCATCGCAAAGGAGCTGGCAGCATGA
- a CDS encoding class I SAM-dependent methyltransferase, whose translation MDQATNSRPRQNILQSIIDADQDFEWYPTTEAMLSVVAADIKAKAWSVPHRYRDKLTGILDIGAGDGRALRYFKEHCEAHKLMAIEKSSILAQQWPEYVFPVGCDFMAQSLIDKPVETIFCNPPYSEYAEWACKIIREGFFFAAYLIIPRRWKENREIQDAIEKRELKTEVLWSGDFLNAERAARATVDIVRIAYSGDRYGGSECDPFGAWFDGQFEFHAAPEFQEVEGESLRDKALVSGRNLVEALEALYHDELARLYASYKAITALDVQTLKDIGVEKEAIRGALREKIKNLKNKYWQEVFNNLDKVTTRLTSKSRKALLERLMHAANVDFDASNVYTVLIWVVKNANQYFDQQLVEVFKHLSCQNSTIPYKSNQHFLDGSWRSRNGWDLREGKLGQYALDYRFILEGHYFSKEYSWSRDDYRAETLQDICTIARNLGFEGVSDRNLRGREWTPGVWREAYFDGGVLLAAKVYLNGNMHLKFHREFMGRLNVEAGRLLGWVTSQRQAEEEMGDHAAKGAWRSSFALDMASVPALAAA comes from the coding sequence ATGGACCAGGCGACCAACTCCAGGCCCCGGCAGAACATCCTCCAATCCATCATCGACGCCGACCAGGACTTCGAGTGGTATCCGACCACGGAGGCCATGCTTTCCGTCGTCGCCGCAGACATCAAGGCCAAGGCCTGGAGCGTCCCGCACCGCTACCGCGACAAGCTGACGGGAATCCTCGACATCGGGGCTGGCGACGGGCGCGCGCTCCGCTATTTCAAAGAGCACTGCGAGGCCCACAAGCTCATGGCCATCGAGAAATCGAGCATCCTCGCCCAGCAGTGGCCGGAGTATGTCTTCCCGGTCGGCTGTGACTTCATGGCCCAGAGCCTGATCGACAAGCCGGTGGAGACGATCTTCTGCAACCCGCCTTACAGCGAGTACGCCGAGTGGGCCTGCAAGATTATCCGCGAGGGCTTCTTCTTCGCCGCCTACCTCATCATCCCGCGCCGGTGGAAAGAGAATCGCGAGATTCAGGACGCCATCGAGAAGCGCGAACTCAAGACAGAGGTGCTTTGGTCTGGCGACTTCCTCAACGCGGAGCGCGCGGCGCGCGCCACGGTGGATATCGTGCGCATCGCCTACAGCGGAGACCGCTACGGTGGCAGCGAGTGCGACCCGTTCGGGGCCTGGTTCGACGGCCAGTTTGAGTTCCACGCCGCCCCGGAGTTCCAAGAGGTCGAAGGCGAGTCTCTGCGCGACAAGGCGCTGGTGTCTGGCCGAAACCTCGTGGAAGCCCTTGAGGCGCTGTACCATGACGAACTGGCCCGACTTTACGCCTCCTACAAGGCCATCACCGCGCTCGACGTGCAGACTTTGAAGGATATCGGCGTTGAGAAAGAGGCCATCCGCGGCGCGCTGCGCGAAAAGATCAAGAACCTCAAGAACAAATACTGGCAAGAGGTCTTCAACAACCTGGACAAGGTGACGACGCGCCTCACCAGCAAGTCCCGCAAGGCGCTGCTCGAAAGGCTGATGCACGCGGCGAATGTCGATTTCGACGCCAGCAACGTCTACACCGTGCTCATTTGGGTGGTCAAAAACGCCAACCAATACTTCGACCAGCAGCTTGTCGAGGTGTTCAAGCACCTGTCCTGCCAAAACTCGACGATCCCGTACAAGAGCAATCAGCACTTCCTGGACGGTTCGTGGCGATCCAGGAACGGCTGGGATTTGCGTGAGGGGAAGCTGGGCCAGTACGCGCTCGACTACCGCTTCATTCTTGAGGGCCATTACTTCTCAAAAGAATACTCCTGGAGCAGGGACGACTACCGCGCGGAGACGCTGCAAGACATCTGCACCATCGCCCGCAACCTCGGCTTTGAAGGCGTTTCCGACCGGAACCTGCGGGGCAGAGAGTGGACCCCCGGAGTGTGGCGCGAAGCCTACTTCGATGGAGGCGTGCTGCTGGCAGCCAAGGTCTACTTGAACGGCAACATGCACCTCAAGTTTCACCGGGAGTTCATGGGGCGGCTGAACGTCGAAGCCGGGCGGTTGCTCGGCTGGGTCACGTCGCAGCGGCAAGCCGAGGAAGAGATGGGCGACCACGCGGCCAAGGGTGCGTGGCGGTCATCGTTTGCGCTCGACATGGCAAGCGTTCCGGCACTGGCGGCGGCCTAG
- a CDS encoding DUF4055 domain-containing protein codes for MAKKLKSVPAPAGFTPNENQHLDFFGSSTRRVLWSNLYEGGARIEDNGQYLLRHPFETQKQFDIRKDRATYRNFAAPIVDTFAAAICEGRPPRVLPNAIEPMLTDVDRQGNSADSYFQDNTRITGAAGVNFILVDMEPGTGGSVEADKQVGRRMVPYFVQVAAENLLDWSIGADGELDWVVVREVVEARREPFQACSTKVRLTLWTRTGWQRWERVEGGNKGNSSFKPLNSGTHNLGRVPIVPFYFEFERPMVGNSALDDVATLILRIYRRDSELDKLLFDCAVPLLHARGVTQEEITEFVRASSNAFCTNDETSALTYVEPAGGSFEALSAAITRDEASVREIAMRQIRPDSGVAVSADGKKIDKSQLDSQLTKFAQLCRASEESCWRLAAKWLGLSDSGIEAKYNEDFSVDEVNVVLISALSTLQSNRVISRKTLLEVEAVKKALPENFDPVEDRREIEEDMRLGGAMNAGRGLGGILNPGQNPKPGGQAQ; via the coding sequence ATGGCGAAGAAACTCAAGTCCGTACCGGCCCCGGCAGGCTTCACCCCCAACGAAAACCAGCACCTGGACTTCTTCGGGAGCAGCACGCGCCGGGTGCTCTGGTCGAACCTGTACGAGGGCGGCGCACGCATCGAGGACAACGGGCAGTACCTGCTGCGCCACCCGTTCGAAACCCAAAAACAATTCGACATCCGCAAAGATCGTGCGACGTACAGGAATTTCGCTGCGCCCATCGTGGACACATTCGCGGCCGCGATCTGCGAAGGGCGCCCGCCGCGCGTACTGCCCAACGCCATTGAGCCCATGCTCACCGACGTTGACCGCCAGGGCAACAGCGCAGACAGCTATTTTCAGGACAACACCCGCATAACAGGAGCGGCCGGCGTCAACTTCATCCTGGTGGACATGGAGCCGGGGACCGGCGGGAGCGTTGAGGCCGACAAGCAGGTGGGGCGGCGCATGGTGCCCTACTTTGTCCAAGTCGCGGCCGAGAACCTGCTTGATTGGAGCATTGGCGCAGACGGAGAGCTTGATTGGGTAGTGGTGCGCGAAGTCGTTGAGGCCCGGCGCGAGCCTTTTCAGGCTTGCAGCACGAAGGTGCGCCTGACGCTCTGGACGCGCACAGGTTGGCAGCGCTGGGAGCGCGTTGAGGGCGGAAACAAAGGAAACTCCAGCTTCAAGCCCCTCAATAGCGGGACTCACAATCTGGGCCGTGTTCCCATCGTGCCTTTCTATTTCGAGTTCGAACGCCCGATGGTCGGCAATTCCGCTCTGGACGACGTGGCCACGCTGATCTTGCGCATCTACCGCCGGGATTCTGAGCTGGACAAGCTCCTGTTTGACTGTGCCGTGCCTCTTCTCCATGCCCGGGGTGTGACCCAGGAGGAGATCACCGAGTTCGTCCGCGCCAGCAGCAACGCGTTCTGTACCAACGACGAAACGTCGGCTTTGACCTACGTGGAGCCCGCAGGGGGCTCCTTCGAGGCCCTGTCGGCGGCAATCACCCGCGATGAGGCCAGTGTGCGCGAGATTGCCATGCGCCAAATCAGGCCGGACAGCGGCGTCGCCGTCAGCGCCGATGGCAAGAAGATCGACAAGAGTCAGCTCGACAGCCAGCTCACGAAGTTCGCTCAGCTCTGCCGGGCGTCGGAAGAGAGCTGCTGGAGGCTGGCGGCGAAATGGCTCGGCCTGTCGGACAGCGGCATCGAGGCCAAGTACAACGAAGACTTCAGCGTGGACGAAGTGAACGTCGTCCTGATTTCCGCGCTGTCCACCCTGCAAAGCAACCGCGTCATCAGCCGCAAGACGCTTCTGGAGGTCGAGGCGGTCAAGAAGGCGCTGCCCGAGAATTTCGACCCCGTGGAAGACCGGAGAGAGATTGAGGAGGACATGCGCCTGGGCGGCGCTATGAACGCCGGGAGGGGCCTGGGAGGGATTCTGAACCCTGGGCAGAATCCGAAGCCTGGTGGCCAGGCCCAATAG
- a CDS encoding DUF5131 family protein has translation MATTKIEFAHETLNPLVGCSRVSPGCDNCYAVRMAHRFGNNPTVPQYKGLATMTPNGPAWTGEVRYVSGVLEKAQARLLKARSPRRIFMVSMGDLFHPRVMSLDQGGVFVFMRDLPRHHFIIITKRPATMAEFCRAYWPKPLHNVMLMATCEDQQRADERVPHLLKLAAQGWHTGVIVEPMLGPVNLKTIVVDAAEGEQSDWIDALRGIRGTGDVVHSDAGRLSWVVCGHEQGPGKREVPIQYPGSLASQCARVGVPFFFKKDSAGEFPEGMPRQFPAWMEA, from the coding sequence ATGGCCACAACCAAGATCGAATTCGCGCACGAGACGTTGAACCCACTGGTGGGGTGCTCCCGCGTGTCGCCCGGCTGTGACAACTGCTACGCAGTCCGCATGGCACATCGCTTCGGAAACAACCCGACCGTGCCGCAGTACAAGGGCCTCGCCACGATGACGCCGAATGGTCCGGCCTGGACCGGGGAAGTCCGTTACGTGTCGGGCGTGCTGGAGAAGGCCCAGGCCCGGCTCTTGAAGGCCAGGAGTCCCCGGCGAATTTTCATGGTGAGCATGGGCGATCTGTTTCATCCTCGCGTCATGTCCTTGGATCAGGGCGGTGTGTTTGTTTTCATGCGAGACCTGCCCAGGCACCACTTCATCATCATCACCAAACGCCCGGCGACCATGGCGGAGTTTTGTCGCGCATACTGGCCCAAGCCCCTGCACAACGTCATGCTCATGGCGACCTGCGAGGACCAGCAGCGGGCCGATGAGCGCGTCCCGCACCTGCTCAAGTTGGCCGCGCAGGGCTGGCACACCGGCGTCATCGTGGAGCCCATGCTTGGGCCGGTGAACCTGAAAACCATCGTCGTTGATGCAGCGGAGGGGGAGCAATCAGACTGGATTGACGCCTTGCGGGGCATACGTGGGACAGGTGACGTGGTGCATTCAGACGCGGGACGCCTCTCCTGGGTCGTCTGCGGCCACGAGCAGGGGCCGGGCAAGCGCGAAGTCCCGATCCAGTACCCCGGCTCCCTGGCCTCGCAATGCGCCCGCGTCGGCGTGCCGTTTTTCTTCAAAAAGGACTCCGCTGGGGAGTTCCCGGAGGGGATGCCCCGCCAGTTCCCGGCGTGGATGGAGGCCTAA
- a CDS encoding phage minor head protein: protein MSRNIQDTMGLYRLARNVNWRLQLDALEDAGVRNIEAALAVARADLQAQMEGEVAQGILEGTMGEDQLTAWLDDMTLAVRQALTGQLTEMTTQTAQASLVEHAAILSIDGAIPGVNTVAMTEARIRTFFQETPLGGRIIGEWVDRTFSGAMQRSMLTELRAGALLGEGYPALSARLADGMGLAERDAITLARTFVQTANVEASMATAQANSDIVTTWRWCATLEPGFHATGRGTCLRCAALDGKEFKLGEGPPIPLHPRCRCVPLYGTVSWRELGVDLPELKRAMRPYTMRPDENIDAGLRRTIIESGFHDGDYGTWFEKQNDAFKLNVLGPQRFDLVKAGRATLGDMVDGNGALRTLAELQK from the coding sequence ATGAGCAGGAACATTCAAGACACCATGGGGCTCTACAGGCTCGCCCGCAATGTCAACTGGCGCTTGCAGCTCGATGCGCTTGAGGACGCTGGTGTCCGGAACATCGAAGCCGCCTTGGCTGTTGCACGCGCTGACCTCCAAGCACAGATGGAAGGCGAGGTGGCCCAGGGCATTCTGGAAGGGACCATGGGTGAGGACCAGCTCACGGCCTGGCTGGACGACATGACGCTGGCCGTGCGGCAAGCCCTGACCGGACAGCTCACGGAGATGACAACCCAGACTGCGCAAGCCTCGCTCGTCGAGCACGCGGCGATCCTTTCCATCGACGGGGCCATACCCGGCGTGAACACCGTGGCCATGACCGAAGCACGGATCAGGACGTTCTTTCAGGAGACGCCGCTGGGAGGCAGGATCATCGGCGAGTGGGTGGACAGGACTTTTTCCGGCGCCATGCAGCGCTCCATGCTCACGGAGCTACGCGCCGGGGCGCTTTTGGGAGAGGGCTACCCGGCGCTGAGTGCGCGGCTTGCGGACGGGATGGGTCTGGCCGAACGCGACGCGATCACTCTGGCCAGGACGTTTGTGCAGACGGCCAACGTCGAGGCCAGCATGGCGACGGCCCAGGCCAACAGCGACATCGTGACCACCTGGCGCTGGTGCGCCACGCTTGAGCCGGGCTTCCATGCCACCGGTCGGGGAACCTGCCTGCGCTGCGCGGCCCTGGACGGAAAGGAGTTCAAGCTCGGGGAGGGGCCGCCGATCCCGTTGCACCCGAGGTGCCGCTGTGTACCCCTGTACGGAACCGTGAGCTGGCGAGAGCTGGGCGTGGACCTGCCGGAGCTGAAGCGCGCCATGCGGCCGTACACCATGCGCCCGGACGAGAACATCGACGCCGGGCTGCGGCGCACCATCATTGAGAGCGGGTTCCACGACGGGGACTACGGGACGTGGTTTGAGAAGCAGAACGATGCCTTCAAGCTCAATGTGCTCGGCCCCCAGCGCTTCGACCTGGTGAAGGCCGGGCGGGCGACGCTTGGCGACATGGTGGACGGCAACGGCGCGCTGCGTACGCTGGCCGAGCTGCAAAAGTAA
- a CDS encoding transposase-like zinc-binding domain-containing protein: MPKIKGFLNVPQVAERLGLWDTRVHALIKSGLLVPDLVDGCFAYFKSRTITNFLKTRRTSAGMPAGARTAKTKGYPTCPACSGPSRKWTAYAGKQRWRCVDCKKVFYAGGDETLPVVEKEDVG, from the coding sequence GTGCCGAAGATCAAAGGATTTCTGAACGTGCCGCAGGTGGCGGAGAGGCTTGGCCTATGGGACACCCGCGTCCATGCTCTCATCAAAAGTGGGCTGCTCGTGCCCGACCTCGTGGACGGGTGTTTCGCCTATTTCAAGTCGCGCACGATCACCAACTTTTTGAAGACGCGCCGAACTTCCGCAGGAATGCCTGCGGGCGCCCGCACGGCCAAGACCAAAGGGTACCCGACATGTCCGGCGTGTTCTGGGCCGAGCCGGAAATGGACGGCCTACGCGGGGAAGCAACGCTGGCGCTGCGTGGACTGCAAGAAGGTCTTCTACGCTGGCGGGGACGAGACCCTGCCGGTGGTCGAGAAGGAAGACGTGGGATGA